A stretch of Schistocerca americana isolate TAMUIC-IGC-003095 chromosome 3, iqSchAmer2.1, whole genome shotgun sequence DNA encodes these proteins:
- the LOC124606334 gene encoding chondroitin proteoglycan 2-like, with protein sequence MNLRASVLTTVLVVIATAAVRASPVGDCPPVDPVDHTDHLPDSKNCSLFYKCDHAAPVLFECPDGLHFNPTLEVCDWPDNAGCTGGSASTPASSSTANPPPPADCPAVGTCPQNEDENSIAKHLPHASNCSQFCKCDHGKPVTFDCPAGLHFNPTLEVCDWPENAGCTGGSSSTPASSSTANPPPPGDCPAVGTCPQNEDENSIAKHLPHASNCSQFCKCDHGKPVTFDCPAGLHFNPTLEVCDWPDNAGCTGGSSSTPASSSTANPPPPADCPAVGTCPQNEDENSIAKHLPHASNCSQFCKCDHGKPVTFDCPAGLHFNPTLEVCDWPENAGCTGGSSSTPASSSTANPPPPADCPAVGTCPQNEDENSIAKHLPHASNCSQFCKCDHGKPVTFDCPAGLHFNPTLEVCDWPENAGCTGGSSSTPASSSTANPPPPGDCPAVGTCPQNEDENSIAKHLPHASNCSQFCKCDHGKPVTFDCPAGLHFNPTLEVCDWPENAGCTGGSASTPESSSTAKPPPSGDCPAVGTCPQNEDENSIAKHLPHASNCSQFCKCDHGKPVTFDCPAGLHFNPTLEVCDWPYHAGCANKSGSTAASSSSTA encoded by the exons ATGAATCTACGAG CAAGTGTATTAACGACCGTGTTAGTCGTAATTGCTACTGCTGCCGTCCGTGCATCACCTGTAGGGGACTGTCCGCCAGTAGATCCAGTGGACCACACAGACCATCTACCAGACAGCAAAAACTGTTCACTTTTCTACAAATGTGATCACGCAGCTCCTGTACTGTTTGAATGTCCTGATGGGTTGCACTTCAACCCTACACTGGAAGTCTGTGACTGGCCAGATAATGCAGGTTGCACAGGTGGATCAGCATCAACTCCAGCATCAAGCTCAACAGCTAACCCTCCTCCACCAGCAGACTGTCCAGCTGTCGGCACATGCCCACAAAATGAAGATGAGAATTCTATTGCTAAGCACCTTCCACATGCCTCAAACTGCAGTCAGTTCTGTAAATGTGACCATGGGAAACCCGTGACGTTCGACTGCCCTGCTGGACTCCACTTCAACCCTACTCTGGAGGTATGTGACTGGCCAGAAAATGCAGGTTGCACAGGTGGATCATCATCAACTCCAGCATCAAGCTCAACAGCTAACCCTCCTCCACCAGGAGACTGTCCAGCTGTCGGCACATGCCCACAAAATGAAGATGAGAATTCTATTGCTAAGCACCTTCCACATGCATCAAACTGCAGTCAGTTCTGCAAATGTGACCATGGGAAACCCGTGACGTTCGACTGCCCTGCTGGACTCCACTTCAACCCTACTCTGGAGGTATGTGACTGGCCAGATAATGCAGGTTGCACAGGTGGATCATCATCAACTCCAGCATCAAGCTCAACAGCTAACCCTCCTCCACCAGCAGACTGTCCAGCTGTCGGCACATGCCCACAAAATGAAGATGAGAATTCTATTGCTAAGCACCTTCCACATGCCTCAAACTGCAGTCAGTTCTGTAAATGTGACCATGGGAAACCCGTGACGTTCGACTGCCCTGCTGGACTCCACTTCAACCCTACTCTGGAGGTATGTGACTGGCCAGAAAATGCAGGTTGCACAGGTGGATCATCATCAACTCCAGCATCAAGCTCAACAGCTAATCCTCCTCCACCAGCAGACTGTCCAGCTGTCGGCACATGCCCACAAAATGAAGATGAGAATTCTATTGCTAAGCACCTTCCACATGCCTCTAACTGCAGTCAGTTCTGCAAATGTGACCATGGGAAACCCGTGACGTTCGACTGCCCTGCTGGACTCCACTTCAACCCTACTCTGGAGGTATGTGACTGGCCAGAAAATGCAGGTTGCACAGGTGGATCATCATCTACTCCAGCATCAAGCTCGACAGCTAACCCTCCTCCACCAGGAGACTGTCCAGCTGTCGGCACATGCCCACAAAATGAAGATGAGAATTCTATTGCTAAGCACCTTCCACATGCCTCAAACTGCAGTCAGTTCTGCAAATGTGACCATGGGAAACCCGTGACGTTCGACTGCCCTGCTGGACTCCACTTCAACCCTACTCTGGAGGTATGTGACTGGCCAGAAAACGCAGGTTGCACAGGTGGATCAGCATCAACTCCAGAATCAAGCTCAACAGCTAAGCCTCCTCCATCAGGAGACTGTCCAGCTGTCGGCACATGCCCACAAAATGAAGATGAGAATTCTATTGCTAAGCACCTTCCACATGCCTCAAACTGCAGCCAGTTCTGCAAATGTGACCATGGGAAACCCGTGACGTTCGACTGCCCTGCTGGCCTCCACTTCAACCCTACTCTGGAAGTATGTGACTGGCCATACCATGCTGGCTGCGCAAATAAATCAGGATCAACCGCAGCGTCTAGCTCATCTACAGCTTGA